A window of the Sphaerobacter thermophilus DSM 20745 genome harbors these coding sequences:
- the gatC gene encoding Asp-tRNA(Asn)/Glu-tRNA(Gln) amidotransferase subunit GatC: MTLSREEVDHVAMLARLGLEPEERERMRVQLSSIMEHINRLRELDTEAIPPTAQVIALQNVMRDDEVQPSLPLADVLRNAPQHEDGMFKVNAVLDES, translated from the coding sequence ATGACCCTGAGCCGCGAAGAAGTGGACCATGTGGCGATGCTGGCGCGCCTCGGCCTGGAGCCGGAGGAGCGCGAGCGGATGCGCGTCCAACTCTCCTCGATCATGGAGCACATCAACCGGCTGCGCGAGCTTGACACGGAGGCGATCCCGCCGACGGCCCAGGTGATCGCGCTGCAGAACGTGATGCGGGATGATGAGGTTCAGCCGTCCCTGCCGCTCGCTGATGTCCTGCGCAACGCGCCACAGCACGAGGACGGCATGTTCAAAGTGAACGCGGTGCTGGACGAGTCCTGA
- a CDS encoding TolB family protein: MAVPPVRSHDAAKRPAAVVLALLLALALLAAGCEEVDQAAVPVGRPDDPISIASPSASTPAPTARIQSILPPEAPLSVPHASRVYFTSGGDLWQMPREGPPAPVVTGRDILAFGPSPDGEQVAVVFATQPEMNGNSTVGIMAADGSVVLELPDPAPAESQAPVRAIAWSPTGSAVAVARQDGSLTLVDIGGTVQFLAPPQPESLPDDLSWSPDGTMLAYRDPSLPGQASSLYVVSAATGERTQLVAGETDGAVLDLIWLPGRQAIAYVRSSPASIEGGGDVFVVPASGGPSQLLVSAGRFAPVAGVVNLAAAPDGRTLAMSVYIPGTDHPLFHGLWLLDTSTMDLTQVPTERGEAVTDLWWVDRRLVFRAVDESRLVHAGIYTGTEPFALYEVDPATLQVRERHRGP, translated from the coding sequence GTGGCCGTGCCACCGGTTCGGAGTCACGATGCAGCGAAACGGCCGGCCGCTGTCGTCCTGGCGCTGCTACTGGCGCTGGCGCTGCTCGCGGCCGGGTGCGAGGAGGTCGATCAGGCAGCCGTGCCGGTCGGCCGGCCCGACGACCCCATCAGCATCGCCTCGCCCTCGGCGAGCACTCCCGCACCGACCGCGCGGATACAGTCGATTCTTCCTCCTGAGGCGCCGCTCTCTGTCCCTCATGCCAGCCGGGTCTACTTCACCAGCGGTGGCGACCTGTGGCAGATGCCACGGGAAGGCCCGCCCGCGCCGGTCGTCACCGGCCGGGATATCCTCGCGTTCGGCCCCTCGCCGGACGGGGAGCAGGTGGCCGTCGTCTTCGCGACCCAGCCGGAAATGAACGGCAACAGCACGGTCGGGATCATGGCGGCGGACGGCAGCGTCGTGCTGGAGTTGCCTGACCCGGCGCCGGCCGAGAGCCAGGCGCCCGTCCGCGCGATCGCCTGGTCCCCGACGGGATCGGCGGTCGCCGTGGCCCGGCAGGACGGGTCGCTGACGCTGGTGGACATCGGCGGCACGGTGCAGTTTCTGGCTCCGCCCCAGCCGGAGAGCCTGCCCGACGACCTGAGCTGGTCGCCGGACGGTACGATGCTGGCCTACCGGGATCCATCGCTCCCGGGACAGGCAAGCAGCCTGTACGTCGTCTCGGCCGCGACCGGAGAGCGCACTCAGTTGGTCGCGGGGGAGACGGACGGTGCCGTGCTGGATCTGATCTGGCTGCCCGGCCGGCAGGCGATCGCCTACGTCCGCTCCTCACCCGCGAGCATCGAGGGTGGTGGCGACGTGTTCGTCGTCCCGGCGTCGGGCGGGCCCAGCCAGTTGCTCGTCTCGGCCGGGCGGTTCGCGCCGGTGGCGGGCGTGGTGAACCTGGCGGCCGCGCCGGACGGTCGCACCCTGGCGATGTCGGTCTACATCCCCGGTACCGACCACCCGCTCTTCCACGGCTTGTGGCTGCTCGACACGTCCACGATGGACCTCACCCAGGTGCCGACGGAGCGGGGCGAGGCAGTGACCGACCTCTGGTGGGTCGACCGCCGGCTCGTCTTCCGGGCGGTGGACGAGTCCCGGCTGGTGCATGCCGGGATCTACACCGGCACCGAGCCATTCGCCCTCTACGAGGTCGATCCAGCCACCCTCCAGGTCCGTGAGCGCCACCGCGGACCGTAA
- the dnaX gene encoding DNA polymerase III subunit gamma/tau, with amino-acid sequence MPQEPSGRAETAAQSQSLYRKYRPRSFAPGEFVGQEHIARTLRNAIVLDRVAHAYLFCGPRGTGKTSTARLLAKAVNCLAPDPEARPCNACEACEAINAGTAVDIIEIDAASNRGVDDIRDLREKVKYAPTQLRVKFYIIDEAHQLTRDAFNAFLKTLEEPPGHVKFVLATTEPDKLPDTIASRCQRFDFRRFALSDVVEHLRAVCEREGMEAEDEALRLIARQATGSMRDALGLLEQLALFGETVDGKLVITADAVRRVTGMSRSDRLVALVDALAKKDAGAGLRVIAEATESGEDIHQLNRQLVAYLRTLLLIRAGGTSDEAGDDARAQAEQFTVAELAALVRTFSSIEGALNKGSYAQLPLEIALVESIVGATPAAAPPAESPQPPPIRPAEPARAVAPSPRPEPARRQPPVREPSPVLRTVRPVDSPRPAPTPAATPRPAAGSALERLVASWGQIRRDVKMANSRVAALLSSVDPLDVRGEEVVLVSPYEFHRNKLNDDGIRAVVEDVLGRYMGGPYRVVCLAPEEIRDVAPAAPMPTEATPTPTPPPANGGASPSAAESPADQDDERRLRAARSIFNAEEIEPE; translated from the coding sequence ATGCCCCAGGAGCCGAGCGGTCGCGCCGAGACGGCGGCGCAGTCGCAGTCATTGTACCGGAAGTATCGCCCGCGATCGTTCGCGCCGGGCGAGTTCGTGGGTCAGGAGCACATCGCCCGGACGCTGCGCAACGCCATCGTGCTCGACCGGGTCGCCCATGCGTACCTCTTCTGTGGACCGCGCGGCACGGGGAAGACCAGCACCGCCCGGCTGCTGGCGAAGGCGGTCAATTGCCTGGCTCCTGACCCCGAGGCGCGCCCCTGCAATGCCTGCGAGGCCTGCGAGGCCATCAACGCCGGGACGGCAGTCGACATCATCGAGATCGACGCGGCATCGAACCGCGGGGTCGACGATATCCGCGACCTGCGCGAGAAGGTCAAGTACGCCCCGACCCAGCTCCGGGTCAAGTTCTACATCATCGACGAGGCGCACCAGCTCACCCGTGATGCCTTCAACGCCTTCCTCAAGACGCTGGAAGAGCCGCCGGGGCATGTCAAGTTCGTCCTCGCGACCACCGAGCCGGACAAGTTGCCGGACACCATCGCCTCACGTTGCCAGCGCTTCGACTTCCGCCGCTTCGCGCTCAGCGATGTCGTGGAGCACCTGCGCGCGGTCTGCGAGCGCGAGGGTATGGAAGCCGAGGACGAGGCGCTGCGGCTGATCGCGCGTCAGGCCACCGGCAGTATGCGGGACGCGCTTGGCCTGCTGGAGCAGCTCGCCCTCTTCGGGGAGACGGTCGACGGCAAGCTGGTGATCACCGCGGACGCCGTGCGGCGCGTCACCGGCATGAGCCGAAGCGATCGCCTGGTGGCGCTCGTGGACGCGCTGGCAAAGAAGGACGCTGGCGCCGGGCTACGCGTCATCGCCGAGGCCACCGAGAGCGGAGAGGATATCCATCAGCTCAACCGTCAGCTTGTGGCCTACCTCCGCACGCTGCTCCTGATCCGCGCCGGTGGCACCAGCGACGAGGCCGGGGACGACGCTCGCGCCCAGGCGGAGCAGTTCACCGTGGCGGAGCTGGCCGCGCTGGTGCGAACCTTCAGCTCGATCGAGGGGGCGCTGAACAAGGGCTCCTACGCGCAGTTGCCCTTGGAGATCGCTCTGGTGGAGTCGATCGTCGGCGCCACGCCGGCCGCGGCTCCGCCCGCGGAATCGCCGCAGCCCCCGCCGATCCGGCCGGCCGAGCCGGCGCGTGCGGTTGCGCCGTCGCCGCGACCGGAACCCGCGCGACGGCAACCCCCGGTGCGGGAGCCGTCACCCGTGCTCCGCACGGTGCGCCCGGTCGATTCCCCGCGGCCTGCCCCGACGCCGGCCGCGACGCCACGCCCCGCAGCCGGCTCCGCGCTGGAACGGCTGGTCGCGAGCTGGGGGCAGATCCGGCGCGACGTGAAGATGGCCAACTCCCGCGTCGCTGCCCTCCTCAGCTCGGTGGACCCGCTGGACGTGCGGGGGGAGGAGGTCGTCCTGGTCTCCCCCTACGAGTTCCACCGTAACAAACTGAACGACGACGGGATCCGCGCCGTCGTCGAGGACGTGCTCGGCCGGTACATGGGTGGACCCTACCGCGTCGTCTGCCTAGCCCCGGAGGAGATCCGCGACGTGGCGCCGGCGGCCCCGATGCCGACGGAGGCCACACCCACACCCACGCCACCGCCCGCGAACGGCGGCGCGTCGCCATCCGCAGCCGAGTCTCCAGCGGATCAGGACGACGAGCGCCGGCTGCGCGCGGCACGAAGCATCTTCAACGCCGAGGAGATCGAGCCGGAGTAG
- the rsmI gene encoding 16S rRNA (cytidine(1402)-2'-O)-methyltransferase, producing MAGTLYLVATPIGNLEDITLRALRILREVSLIAAEDTRHSGRLLKHFGIETPMVSYHGHSGPGRIDEILAALETGDVAVISDAGMPGISDPGFELVRAAAERGIRVEPIPGPSAVIAAVAASGLVPGGFLFLGFPPRRPSERRKLFASLADLPFPLVLYEAPHRLRATLADLESVLGDRPVTLCRELTKVHEEIIRTTMAAAHAALEERPPRGEYVVVVGAPEPRTRTDPEQAADLLRDRLAAGESPSAAARAVARATGLPRSDLYRQALALREREVSDKPRSKD from the coding sequence ATGGCCGGCACCCTGTACCTCGTCGCGACCCCGATCGGCAACCTGGAAGACATCACGCTCCGTGCCCTGCGCATCCTGCGCGAGGTGTCCCTGATTGCCGCCGAGGACACGCGCCACTCCGGCCGCCTGCTCAAGCACTTCGGCATCGAGACACCAATGGTGAGCTACCACGGCCACAGCGGGCCCGGGCGGATCGACGAGATCCTGGCGGCGCTGGAGACCGGCGACGTGGCCGTCATCTCCGATGCCGGGATGCCGGGCATCTCCGACCCGGGCTTCGAGCTGGTGCGCGCCGCGGCGGAACGCGGGATCCGCGTCGAGCCGATTCCGGGTCCATCGGCCGTCATCGCCGCCGTCGCGGCCTCCGGCCTGGTGCCTGGTGGGTTCCTCTTCCTCGGCTTCCCACCGCGCCGTCCGTCGGAACGTCGGAAGCTCTTCGCGTCGCTGGCCGACCTCCCGTTCCCGCTCGTCCTCTACGAGGCACCGCACCGCCTGCGCGCGACGCTTGCAGACCTCGAGTCGGTCCTGGGCGATCGGCCGGTCACTCTGTGCCGCGAGCTCACCAAGGTGCACGAGGAGATCATCCGCACGACCATGGCCGCCGCGCACGCGGCCTTGGAGGAGCGCCCCCCGCGCGGTGAATACGTCGTGGTCGTCGGAGCACCCGAGCCGCGCACCCGGACCGATCCGGAACAGGCCGCGGACCTGCTGCGAGACCGGCTCGCAGCGGGCGAGTCACCCAGCGCCGCCGCCCGCGCCGTCGCCCGCGCAACTGGCCTTCCCCGCAGCGACCTCTACCGCCAGGCCCTGGCGCTGCGGGAGAGGGAGGTGAGCGACAAGCCGCGGTCGAAGGATTAG
- a CDS encoding dihydrolipoamide acetyltransferase family protein: MAKTVVMPQMGYDMDAGTLLRWLKQEGERVERGEPIAEIETDKVNLEIESFESGVVRKHLVSEGATVPVGQAIAIVGDPDEPIDVPETPAQTEATVPEAGTPAAPSPTDGVREAPQPESQPQPVAQVVERAPGERVRASPLVRRLAAEHGIDLSTVAGSGPGGRIVKEDIMPLIGRPAAPAAAPEPAAPAEPAAAPAAPAAPVAAPAAVAAPPGAPPSELRDLSRMRQTIARRMTESFQAPHFYVTTTVDMGAALALREQINEQVEAEQKVSVNDLIVRATALALRKFPMLNASFAGDQVRVYERIDIAIAVAVEGGLITPFIPDTDRKSLGEIATITKDLIQRAREGGLRPEEYQGGTFTISNLGMYDVESFIAVINPPQAGILAVGSIRKEPVYQDGVFVPVDLMRITISADHRVTDGAEAARFLAEVKRYLEKPMLLAIS, encoded by the coding sequence ATGGCCAAGACCGTCGTGATGCCCCAGATGGGCTACGACATGGATGCAGGGACGCTCCTGCGCTGGCTGAAGCAGGAGGGCGAACGGGTCGAGCGTGGCGAGCCGATCGCCGAGATCGAGACGGACAAGGTCAACCTGGAGATCGAGTCGTTCGAGTCCGGCGTCGTGCGCAAGCACCTCGTCAGCGAGGGCGCGACCGTCCCGGTCGGCCAGGCGATCGCCATTGTCGGCGACCCGGACGAGCCGATCGACGTGCCGGAGACCCCTGCGCAGACCGAGGCGACGGTGCCCGAAGCCGGCACCCCCGCCGCCCCCAGCCCGACTGACGGTGTCCGCGAGGCGCCACAGCCGGAGTCCCAGCCCCAGCCGGTGGCTCAGGTGGTCGAGCGGGCGCCGGGCGAGCGCGTGCGTGCCTCGCCGCTGGTCCGCCGTCTGGCCGCCGAGCACGGCATCGACCTGAGTACCGTGGCAGGCTCCGGACCCGGCGGACGGATCGTCAAGGAAGACATCATGCCGCTGATCGGCCGCCCGGCCGCTCCCGCGGCTGCGCCCGAGCCGGCGGCCCCGGCCGAACCCGCCGCTGCCCCGGCTGCTCCGGCCGCGCCGGTCGCAGCGCCCGCAGCAGTGGCCGCGCCCCCAGGCGCGCCGCCGAGCGAGCTGCGCGACCTCTCGCGCATGCGCCAGACCATTGCCCGGCGTATGACCGAGAGCTTCCAGGCGCCCCACTTCTACGTCACCACCACGGTGGACATGGGCGCCGCGCTCGCCCTGCGCGAGCAGATCAACGAGCAGGTCGAGGCGGAGCAGAAGGTCTCGGTCAACGACTTGATCGTCCGGGCCACGGCGCTGGCGTTGCGCAAGTTCCCGATGCTCAACGCCAGCTTCGCGGGCGACCAGGTGCGCGTCTACGAGCGGATCGACATCGCCATCGCCGTCGCGGTGGAGGGCGGGCTCATCACCCCGTTCATCCCCGACACCGACCGCAAGTCGCTGGGCGAGATCGCGACGATCACTAAGGACCTGATCCAGCGCGCCCGCGAGGGCGGGCTGCGCCCCGAGGAGTACCAGGGCGGCACGTTCACCATCAGCAACCTCGGCATGTACGATGTCGAGAGCTTCATCGCTGTCATCAACCCGCCGCAGGCGGGGATCCTGGCCGTCGGCAGCATCCGCAAGGAGCCGGTCTATCAGGACGGCGTGTTCGTGCCGGTCGACCTGATGCGCATCACGATCTCGGCCGACCACCGGGTCACCGACGGTGCCGAGGCGGCGCGGTTCCTGGCGGAGGTCAAGCGCTACCTTGAGAAGCCGATGCTGCTGGCCATCAGCTAG
- a CDS encoding alpha-ketoacid dehydrogenase subunit beta, translating to MAREITYRDALREALREEMDRDERVFLMGEDIGAYEGSYVVTRGFLQEYGRKRVRDTPISELAIVGLANGAAMGGLRPVVELMTINFSLLAMDQIVNHAAKIHYMFNGQFSVPIVIRTASGWGQLGATHSQTFEAWYAHVPGLRVVMPATPKDAKGLLKSAIRSDDPVMFIEHSLIYRNRGEVPEGEYLLPLEGAEVRREGSDVTIVSWSRGYYLAMGAAEELAREGIEAEVIDMRVLRPLDIDTVVRSVQKTNRLVIVEESWRTLGMGAEIAAAVQEHAFDYLDAPIARVGSVEVPMPYAKNLERLVIPGKDEVVAAVREVLYQDLAAAR from the coding sequence ATGGCGCGAGAGATTACTTACCGCGACGCGCTCCGGGAGGCCCTCCGCGAAGAGATGGACCGTGACGAGCGCGTCTTCCTCATGGGCGAGGATATCGGGGCCTACGAAGGCTCCTACGTGGTCACCCGCGGCTTCCTGCAGGAGTACGGCAGGAAGCGGGTGAGGGATACCCCGATCTCCGAGCTGGCGATCGTGGGGCTGGCCAACGGGGCGGCGATGGGTGGGCTGCGCCCCGTGGTCGAGCTGATGACGATCAACTTCAGCCTGCTGGCGATGGACCAGATCGTCAACCACGCCGCCAAGATCCACTACATGTTCAACGGCCAGTTCTCGGTGCCGATCGTGATCCGGACCGCTTCTGGCTGGGGCCAGTTGGGCGCGACCCACTCACAGACCTTCGAGGCGTGGTACGCGCACGTGCCCGGGCTGCGGGTGGTGATGCCGGCGACGCCGAAGGACGCCAAGGGGCTCCTGAAGTCGGCCATCCGCAGCGACGACCCGGTGATGTTCATTGAGCACTCGCTGATCTACCGCAACCGGGGCGAGGTGCCGGAGGGCGAGTACCTGCTGCCGCTGGAAGGCGCGGAGGTTCGCCGCGAGGGAAGCGACGTCACCATCGTCTCCTGGTCGCGCGGCTACTACCTGGCGATGGGAGCCGCGGAGGAGCTGGCGCGCGAGGGGATCGAGGCCGAGGTGATCGACATGCGGGTGCTGCGCCCGCTCGACATCGACACCGTCGTCCGCTCGGTGCAGAAGACCAACCGGTTGGTCATCGTCGAGGAGAGCTGGCGGACTCTGGGCATGGGCGCGGAGATCGCGGCGGCGGTCCAAGAGCACGCGTTCGACTATCTGGACGCCCCGATCGCGCGGGTTGGAAGCGTCGAGGTGCCGATGCCGTACGCCAAGAACCTCGAACGGCTGGTCATTCCCGGCAAGGACGAGGTGGTGGCGGCGGTCCGTGAGGTGTTGTACCAGGATCTCGCGGCAGCCCGCTGA
- the pdhA gene encoding pyruvate dehydrogenase (acetyl-transferring) E1 component subunit alpha, translated as MTSPDGSRTKDLTLGKDDLLHLYRQMVAIRKFEERAAEQYAHGKIGGFLHLYIGEEAIAVGAIDAMEERDHVVTHYRDHGYAIALGTDPRLLMAELFGRSTGVAGGRGGSMHFADAERNFWGGYAIVAGHLPIAAGLALASQYLEQDYVVLCFFGDGATNNGAFHEALNFASLWKLPVLFICENNQYGMGTAVEYASAVREMAKKATAYDIPSERIDGQDVLEVREAVKKALDHCRAGNGPYFIEAMTYRFRGHSMADPEAYRTKEEVEKWRQEDPILRFRGKLLAEGVATEDELNAIDSEVDAQMEEAVRFADESPVPDPSTLTKHVYTEPVAVR; from the coding sequence ATGACAAGCCCAGACGGCAGCCGAACCAAGGATCTGACGCTGGGGAAGGATGACTTGCTCCATCTCTACCGGCAGATGGTGGCGATCAGGAAATTCGAGGAGCGGGCGGCGGAGCAGTACGCGCACGGCAAGATCGGCGGGTTCCTGCATCTGTACATCGGTGAAGAGGCGATCGCCGTCGGCGCAATCGACGCCATGGAGGAGCGCGACCACGTCGTGACCCACTACCGCGACCATGGCTATGCGATCGCGCTGGGGACCGACCCGCGCCTGCTGATGGCCGAGCTCTTCGGCCGCTCCACGGGGGTCGCCGGTGGCCGCGGCGGCTCGATGCACTTCGCCGACGCCGAGCGCAACTTCTGGGGTGGCTATGCGATCGTCGCGGGGCACCTGCCGATCGCAGCCGGCCTGGCGCTGGCCAGCCAGTACCTGGAACAGGACTACGTCGTCCTCTGCTTCTTCGGCGATGGGGCGACGAACAACGGGGCCTTCCATGAGGCGCTCAACTTCGCGTCCCTCTGGAAGCTGCCGGTGCTCTTCATCTGTGAGAACAACCAGTACGGCATGGGCACCGCTGTCGAGTACGCCTCCGCGGTGCGAGAGATGGCCAAAAAGGCCACCGCCTACGACATTCCGTCGGAGCGGATCGACGGCCAGGACGTACTGGAAGTGCGGGAGGCGGTCAAGAAGGCGCTTGACCACTGCCGCGCGGGTAATGGCCCATATTTCATTGAGGCAATGACCTACCGCTTCCGCGGCCACTCGATGGCCGACCCCGAGGCGTACCGCACCAAGGAAGAGGTCGAAAAGTGGCGGCAGGAGGACCCGATCCTCCGCTTCCGCGGGAAGCTTCTCGCCGAGGGTGTGGCGACCGAGGATGAGCTGAATGCCATCGACAGCGAGGTCGATGCGCAGATGGAGGAAGCGGTGCGCTTCGCCGACGAGAGCCCGGTGCCGGATCCGTCCACGTTGACCAAGCACGTGTACACGGAGCCGGTAGCGGTACGCTAG
- a CDS encoding adenosine-specific kinase → MPIELTSYRIEKPDDVNIIFGQSHFIKTVEDLHEALVGSVPGIQFGLAFSEASGDRLVRWSGTDEELIALAQKNVLGIAAGHCFLIMLRNAFPINVLPAVRAVQEVCTIFCATANPTEVILADVGEGRAVLGVVDGFKPLGVETPEQVRARQDLLRRFGYKLGPGSA, encoded by the coding sequence ATGCCGATCGAACTCACCAGCTACCGCATCGAGAAGCCTGACGACGTCAACATCATCTTCGGACAGAGCCACTTCATTAAGACGGTCGAGGATCTCCACGAGGCGCTCGTCGGCAGCGTGCCGGGCATCCAGTTCGGCCTCGCGTTCAGCGAGGCGTCCGGCGACCGCCTGGTGCGCTGGAGCGGGACGGACGAGGAGTTGATCGCGCTGGCGCAGAAGAACGTGCTGGGGATCGCCGCGGGGCACTGCTTCCTCATCATGCTGCGCAACGCGTTCCCGATCAACGTCCTTCCCGCGGTGCGCGCTGTGCAGGAGGTCTGCACCATCTTCTGCGCCACGGCCAACCCGACCGAAGTCATCCTGGCGGACGTGGGCGAGGGCCGGGCGGTGCTCGGCGTGGTGGACGGGTTCAAGCCGCTCGGGGTGGAGACTCCGGAGCAGGTCAGGGCGCGACAGGATCTGCTCCGTCGGTTCGGCTACAAGCTGGGCCCCGGGAGTGCCTAA
- a CDS encoding MFS transporter, protein MSSGALPASTPAGRQGDSSIFRVIGASAVGTMIEWYDFYIFGSLATVISLHFYPSGNQVAALLATLATFGAGFAARPFGALFFGRIGDRVGRKYAFLVTLLIMGGATFLIGILPGYATIGIAAPIILVTIRVLQGLALGGEYGGAAVYVAEHVPDHKRGFYTSFIQTTATLGLFLSLLVILAVRESMSQSAWESWGWRVPFLLSIVLVAVSLFIRLRLKESPLFTKIKDAGKTSKAPIMESFGSKAKWQTILLVLWGAAAGQAVVWYTGQFYTLSWLQNESTAGVPFVDTNWIVAIGLALGTPFFVVFGALSDRLGRKTVMMAGNLLAAIFTIPIFVLMRAHTPVGGNYNPVVLIFCVFVLVLFVTMVYGPIAAFLVESFPARVRYTSVSLPYHIGNGYFGGFLPLIATALVVAAQDNSSLSRYAPYVGLIYPVTVAAITFVVGSLLLRETKDNTIEGIETRQRGYSPAIFGSLVGLTIVALVAADQFLMPTLNTETLNVQWFFRILALLVVVISAVVTVRHRRIYGIEEQEDLALEGR, encoded by the coding sequence ATGTCCAGCGGGGCACTTCCAGCATCCACACCCGCAGGTCGTCAGGGGGATTCCAGCATCTTCCGGGTCATCGGCGCCTCGGCCGTGGGCACGATGATTGAATGGTATGACTTCTATATCTTCGGCAGCCTGGCTACGGTGATTTCCCTGCACTTCTACCCCAGCGGCAATCAGGTAGCCGCGCTGCTCGCCACGTTGGCGACATTTGGAGCCGGGTTTGCGGCGCGTCCCTTCGGCGCGCTCTTCTTCGGCCGCATCGGCGACCGGGTCGGACGCAAGTACGCCTTTCTCGTCACGCTCCTGATCATGGGTGGGGCGACGTTCCTCATCGGTATCCTGCCCGGCTACGCCACGATTGGCATTGCTGCACCGATCATCCTCGTCACCATCCGTGTGCTGCAAGGCCTCGCCCTCGGCGGCGAGTATGGTGGCGCCGCGGTCTATGTCGCCGAGCACGTCCCCGACCACAAGCGCGGCTTCTATACCAGCTTCATCCAGACGACCGCGACACTCGGCTTGTTCCTGTCCCTACTCGTCATCCTGGCCGTGCGTGAATCCATGTCGCAGTCGGCGTGGGAGAGTTGGGGCTGGCGTGTTCCGTTCCTGCTCTCGATCGTCCTGGTCGCTGTGTCGCTCTTCATTCGACTCCGCCTGAAGGAATCCCCGCTCTTCACCAAGATTAAGGACGCCGGGAAGACCTCCAAGGCGCCGATCATGGAGAGCTTCGGCAGCAAGGCCAAGTGGCAGACGATCCTGCTGGTTCTCTGGGGTGCTGCTGCCGGGCAGGCAGTGGTCTGGTACACAGGCCAGTTCTACACGCTGAGCTGGCTGCAGAACGAATCGACGGCGGGCGTGCCGTTCGTCGATACGAACTGGATCGTCGCCATCGGGCTGGCACTCGGAACCCCGTTCTTCGTCGTCTTCGGTGCCCTCTCCGACCGACTCGGCCGTAAGACGGTGATGATGGCGGGGAACCTGCTCGCCGCGATCTTCACCATCCCGATCTTCGTCCTGATGCGGGCGCATACGCCGGTCGGGGGCAACTACAACCCGGTGGTCCTCATCTTCTGCGTCTTCGTGCTGGTCCTCTTCGTGACGATGGTCTACGGCCCGATCGCCGCCTTCCTCGTCGAGTCGTTCCCGGCGCGGGTCCGCTACACCTCGGTGTCGCTTCCGTATCACATCGGGAACGGCTATTTCGGTGGCTTCCTGCCGCTGATTGCCACGGCGCTGGTCGTCGCCGCGCAGGACAACAGCTCCCTGTCGCGGTACGCGCCGTACGTGGGCCTGATCTACCCGGTCACGGTTGCGGCCATCACCTTCGTCGTCGGCTCGCTCCTGCTGCGCGAGACGAAGGACAACACGATCGAGGGGATCGAGACGCGCCAGCGGGGGTACTCGCCGGCTATCTTCGGCTCCCTGGTCGGCCTGACCATCGTGGCGCTGGTGGCGGCGGACCAGTTCCTGATGCCGACGCTGAACACGGAGACCCTCAACGTCCAGTGGTTCTTCCGAATCTTGGCGCTGCTCGTGGTCGTGATCAGCGCGGTGGTCACGGTCCGGCACCGGCGGATCTACGGCATCGAAGAGCAGGAGGATCTGGCTCTCGAAGGGCGCTAA